The DNA window CTTGGATAAATGGTGATATATGATTGGTGTAAGTGAAGTTTGATTTATTAAATTACCAAAATGAGTATATTTTAGTgcaaattaaaattaacaaaaggGCAATTAAGAAAGTTAATAGGCATGTTAtattcttagttaggtagttgaaaCTTCAATAATATTATGGCATAAGTCAAAAATTACAATTACATAATATAGAATTTAATGTTTTTCTTGAGTGAATGTCATTTTTTGGGTGCAATTTTTACTTATTCTACTGTcctttttcattgatttcaaattcCAATGCATGTTCTCACCACTTTATAAGGGAAATATTTACGAATATGCTTTAAATAGTGTTTTATAatctcatttttatttaaattttaaacctTCAAAAATCataacattatttatttattttaaaattaattgatatatAAATATGAACAACTTATCTACCGGAATTTACACCTATTTATCAACAATTTATTTACAATCGTTCATATCCTTTTTTTTAAATGACACATACcaattgaattattttatcatattttttatttataatgttgATATAATTTAAagtataaatttttataatattaaaaaaatactaactCTTTTTCTTAATATGAATACAAAagtatttatttttgtttcaataaCTTCAGTAATCTatagttaaaaaaattcaataatattatGCCATAAGTCAAAAATTACAATTACTTAATTTagaatttaatatttttcttgAGTGAATGTCATTTTTGGGGTGTAATTTCTACATATTATCATTTTCCATTGATTTCAAATTCCAATGCATGCATGCTCTCACCACTTTATAtggaaaatatttacaaatattctTTAAAGcgtgttatttaatttttttaaaatatttttaaaccttcaagaatcgtaatactatttatttattttaaaatttattgatcTATAAATATGAACAACTTATTTACCGGAGTTCACACCTATTTATCAACCATTTATTTTCAATCGCTCACATCCATTTATTTTAAATGACATATACCAATTGAATTATTTCATCCTCCctatcatttttttattataatgttGATATAATTTAAAGTATAAatattaaaacattaaaaaatactaactctttttttaatgaatacgaaagtattttttttaataacttcaATAATCTATAGTCAAAAAaacttccataatattatggcatAAGCCAAAAGTTACAATtacttaatatataatttaatatttttcttgAGTGAATGCTATTTTTTGGGTGTAATTTTTCCTTATTCTAATCTTCTctttcattgatttcaaattcCAATGTATGTTGTCACCACTTTATAAGGTAAGGTTCTCTACTACATTTTTCTCACAATCCCATCTGATCAATACATGCAAACAAAGCTATCTAACATGGAAAAATTAATGAAACCCCTTGTAGtaattctttttttgtttttgagtgTGCACGATGTGTCTTTGGCAAGAACAAAGAAGAGTGAGAATAAGATGAATTACATTGTTCATGTTTCCAAATCCACAATTCCAACAAGCTTCAACCACCCTTCAATCTGGTACAAATCAATTCTGAAGTCGGTATCCCAGTCAGCAGAAGTACTATATAGCTATGATAAGGCAATAAATGGATTCTCGACAAgtttgagtgatgaagaacttGAGTTACTAAAAAGGCAATATGGGATTCTAAAGGTGACACCAGATAAAAAGTACAAACTTCACACAACCCGAACaccgaagtttcttgggcttgATAAAATTGCTAATTTGTTCCCCACGACAAACAAAAGTAATGATGTAATTGTGGGAGTAATAGACTCAGGTGTATGGCCTGAAAGCAAAAGTTTTGATGATACTGGATTCGGGCCTATCCCGCCCAAATGGAAAGGAAAATGTGAAACAGGTACCAATTTTACAACATCTAATTGTAATAAGAAATTGATTGGTGCTAGGTTTTTTGCAAAGGGTTTTGAGGCAAGTTGGGGTCCAATTAATGAAACCATTTTGTATAGATCACCTCGAGATGATCTAGGCCATGGAACTCACACTGCGAGCACAGCTATAGGATCTACGGTGGAAAACACAAGTTTTTTTGGCTATGCCAAAGGGACTGCAAGTGGGATGGCAATTGGTGCTAGAGTTGCTGTCTATAAGGTTTGTTGGAAAACTTCCTGCATGGATTCTGATATATTGGCAGGAATAGATCAAGCCATTGCTGACAACGTCAATATTCTTTCTTTGTCACTTGGAGGTTCAAAAAATGATTACTTTAAGGATGGCATCGCAATTGGAGCATTTGCAGCAATGGAACATGGCATTCTAGTCTCATGTTCAGCAGGAAATTCTGGCCCTACTCCTTTCAAGGTAGATAATGTAGCACCATGGATTACCACTGTGGGAGCTGGAACACTCGATCGAGATTTCCCTGCATACGTCCGTTTGGGAAATGGAAAAAATTATTCAGGTGTGTCCCTTTATAAAGGTAACGGTTTGCCCGATACTCTTGTGCCAATCATATATGCAGGGAACGCAAGTAAGGGTGAAGTAAGAAGTGCTGAGTTATGTTACTCACATAGCTTGGCTCCGGAAAAAGTAGCAGGAAAGATTGTGTTGTGTGATCGTGGAGATCTCGCTCCGATATTCCAAGGAGGTACTGTAAAATCTGCGGGTGGTTTGGGCATGGTCTTAGCCAACAGTAAGAGAGATGGAGAATCACCACTAGCATATGCCCATATTTTTCCAGCAACTTCAGTTAGCTTCACATATGGCAAAGCTATAAAAAATTACTTGTTTTCTGATCAAAACTCGACAGCTACAATTGTGTTTCGGGGAACAAAGCTAAAGGTTAAGCCATCTCCTATGGTTGCAGATTTCAGCTCACGAGGCCCCAATTCGATAACCCCTCAGATATTGAAACCTGATATTATTGCTCCTGGTGTTAACATTATAGCAGCTTATTCAAAAAGTGTGAGTCCTACATTTTGGGCTTTCGATCCTAGGCGTGTAGATTTCAATAttttatcaggaacatccatggCATGTCCACACGTAAGTGGACTAGCAGCTCTAATTAAGTCCATTCATCCAGATTGGAGCCCAGCCGTCATTCGATCCGCGTTGATGACAACCGCTTATACAACTTACAAAAACAATCAAACATTATTAGACAGTGCAACAAACAAGCCTTCAACTCCATTTGAGTTTGGTGCTGGACATGTTAACCCTATTTCCGCCCTAAATCCCGGACTCGTCTATGATTTAACAACAGATGACTACTTGAGCTTCCTCTGTGCATTGAACTACTCATCTGTTAATATTGAAATTGTAGCAAGGAGAAAGTACACATGCGATCCGAAGAAACAATACAGTGTAACAAACCTTAATTACCCTTCCTTTGCTGTGGTGTTTAAGAGTGAGCATGATAAGATTAAACACACTCGGACTCTTACTAATGTGGGTGCAGCAAGAACTTACAAGGTATCAGTTAAGTCAAATGTTGCATCTATCAAGATCTTAGTTGAACCAAAAGTGTTAAGTTTtaagaaaaatgagaaaaaatcATACGTAGTTACATTTACTACATCAACTTTGAAACAAAATATTACTCATAGTTTTGGAAGCTTGGAATGGTTTGATGGAAAAACTCTTGTTAGAAGTCCTATAGCGTTTAGTTGGAAATTACATTGAAAGCTCcatgttttaatttatgattttataataatatcaaaaagatatgtttttatatatttgaaatttattactTTTGTTTTATCATGTATGAATATACACTTTAGTTCTTCTTATCGGTTGTTATTTAATAAACCAATACAATTATATTATTTGTTAATATCTAAAATATTAAacattaagataaaaataataaccCACTTCACTCTATAAACCTGTTTAAAATTCTCAAATTCTTACAATCTTTTGAAAGCaaattatagttttaatttattaattaagaaaaacaTTTCTACttaaaatttatcaaataaactaataaatttatcaattttgaatattcaaataagaattgcaatttatttattaataattataatataaaataataagttaaAACGTTCCTTTTAAGCGGAAACCCTACTTTATAGTACAAATGTTGATTCACATTTGAACCTTGAACTTTTTTGTACATCCACATCACCATAACTTAACGttccttttttcagattttgacaGAAGGGACCAAATAAAATAGTGAAAATGACGTTAATAGACTAATTTGTAACGTGTTTTAGTTAGGGGACTAAagcaaaatattaaattaagttaAGGGACTTAGGGACTAAATATGCCTAAAGTGATTGATAATATggttatatatacacacacacacacacacacacacacacacacacacacacacacacacacacacacatatatatatatatatatatatatatatatatatatatatatatatatatgtatatataaataatatagcaATTTTAATGCAAAATTGAACGTGTAAAATATAATAAGCCAATAGATTCTAGGTTTTGTTTTGTGTCGGCCAATGACCTAATAAGATAATGCCCATTCATTATGCCCGCTTCATTGAGCCCAAAGTGTAAATATCTTTATAAAGAATTTTCAATTACACAATCTCTAATATCCACTTTCACCATAATTATCTTGAACCCTAACAAATTTGGatgttggagtgctaaccatgcAGGTACATCGTCTTGACTAATCGTATTGATTAACTACGTTGAATCAAGATTAACGTCTACGGTTCATTAAACACCATGATCGCAACCTTCAATGCACATTGCTACATGATTGAATTGCTTAGGAAGTTTTGCTTTGTCATAGTTTCCACAAGCCTCTCCATTTCTGGATCTACAACGAAACAGTGGGGTCGCTAGTGGGAATCGAATCCATTGAGTCCTACTATTTCCACGAAGTTGGGTTTCATTTTCAGATCTAAATCCGAAAGTGATTCTGACGAAGGAATTGAGGTTCCATGAAGTCAAGGTCTCAGTTCCACTACCAAGATCTACAATTTCTTCGAAAATTCCACGGATCAGCTGGGAGGATGATCCCGTGTCTAAATCTAGGATTGCGTCGGTTTCTAAAGGTAGCTCTATGAAAGTCACATGCAAGTCTTGTAAACCGCTCATAGAACAAAGACCCCCACACTTTCCACCACGATCGTGATGGTCACGAGGGCATCATTAGATAGGTGTCTTGAGTTCATAGTTAATGGTGCTCGAGTGTCGCAAGTTCATAGTTAATGCAGGGCGCCAAACAAATATTGCGGTGCTTCCTATGAATCTCATAGGATGCACTAGAGCTTCGACTAACTAGATAGAGAAGAAGGGGTCCACTGGAAATGCCCAATGAAAGATGTGATATCCCATATTGATTCAAGCATGATTATATAAGTCTTAAGAAAAGATAGTGATTAATTGGAATAAAATGAGATTGGTTAGAAACTAATCAAGTGGCAAACTAGTAAATTTGCATAGTTGATGGGTATAATGGAAATTGATCTTTAATTGCATGGACTTAAGGTTTGTTTGGTAGAGACGTTATGTTACCAAATCATATTTTTTagtagaagagagagagagagagagagagagagagagagagagagagagagagagagagagagagagagcttaagagtaagagagaagaagagaagctcatgttcatcatcttcaaaaccCATTTTTGTAACTATGGTGTAACCTTCACTTATCAActtataactttttactcgtaactccgatttaagAAATTATTGAAGTTGTGGAATCTACATGAAATTCCCTTCAATCTCCATATAAATTTTGTGACCTGGATATTATTGATGCAGGcgaaaaacgagtttgaagtttGGTGATTCTTGATGATTTTGTGTAGAAGTGAGCTACGGGTTTGGTAGTGTTGGAAGAGGAACCTTGACCAAATTGGGAGCTCAATGGTAGAAATAGCAACCTCTAAACATTCAttaaatccaaggtgagtccttagatagagaTTTCAGGGATTTTCATGTAAGGGTTCATGTTGGGGATAAGGGTTTGAGAGCTTAATTCATGAAAACGATAATATAATGCatggttaattatttatttgatacatgTATTATATTGTATGTTTGTTTCAATGATGGAAAATATGTTCTTTTGATGCCTTTATTCGTTTTAGGATGTTGACGCATGTTGGGGATTGTTTAGGGATGAATACAGATGGAAAAGTGGGTGTTAGAATTAAAAAATCGTGTTCTGCATTGTCATGTTCGCTTAGCGAACTATGTGTCTGCTTAGCAAATATTTGCAGACTGCACAAATTTATGTTTTACTAAAAtgaccataacttgagttttACAACTCGAAATAGGGCACGGTCGGAAGCGTTGGAAGGTATTTCAACGCTCCTTATGAATATTCCTAGATACTAAGATTTTATTTCAGTTGTGAAACATGTGACATGAAGGTTGGGTTGCATGATGTTAAATAAGTATTTTTGGCCTTAAGTTTATGCCTATAGAATGCTACCTCTTGTTTTAACCTTATGTCAGGATATCCACCTTAGTTAATAGGCTGTATATTGTCATCCTAACATGAATTATGGACCCTTGGTTGTATGTTAGGAGTTTATAAGTATTATGGAAAGTCCTGATTTTCTATGTTTCACTACTTTCGCTTAGCGAACTATCTAGTTTCGAGAATTGAGTTATTTCTATTTGAGCTCGCTTCTAATTCGCTTAGAAAGTCGGGCCCTCGCTTCCAGTTCGCTTAGCAAACCTTACTGGACATAAATGTATGATTTTATTTCCCTGAGTGTAGTTTTGTTCTGTTGCGGGAACCAAATGCCTCTGATGCATGTGTGACTATTGTTATGAATTATTCAATGTTATGTTATGATCACTGATATGCTAAAttatggatatatatatatatatatatatgcgttaCGCTGGAGATGCATTATGATGATAAATGCTATTATGTGATCAATTGATTATTTTATTCTCGTTTGTTTTGGTTGATGTGCATGTGTGGCTTCATGCGCATGTGATTGTGATGTATGCTCGAATCGATGTAGGCCTGAGCTACTAGGTGGTAAATCACATATGACCATGGACCGGGTACAACTTTTTCTATCTTTGTGATGTACATGTGGGGGGTCTTTTAGGGCGTTCCCccactagccgttaacacatATACGTTCTTGGTACGTCATACACatctgagctaccattgcgacgtgcatgtggaggtcttaagggcgtttctccactagccgtagacatatcggcgtgcttggtatgatGAGGTCGTGATGCCATGTCGGCAATATCACTACGTGTACTCGCCTCTAGTGGTGTTTCGTACGTAATACCATTatgctttcgcccggtgggctcgtgcagtcaagatggcgtatttgcactagccgttaacacacttgcgtatGGATGATTGATGGGGTCGTGACACCACATAGGCAATGTCACTTCGGTAACTCATCACAGATGGAATTCCACTTAGGACTTATCCGATTCATCTGGAGGTGTGCATGTGCAAGTCTCTTAATGTTTAGGAACTTGGTTACTCATCGAGGGTGTCGTTGTGTAGCCTAGGTAGGCAGGCAAAACTTGCTTCTAGATCCCCcctacatgggtatgggtctgcattcGTGTTTGTTTGTAATATTTGTGTACCTGTGATATGATGACTCTTATGGTGGAAGATTCACATGTTTGCTCCGTTCTTGTATCGGAtatgaggataaaccccggatcaatggtggattttgTTTGTTGTTGCATGTACCATGTAAAACTGAGTGGACTCATAGGATATGGGGACtcaatgagatttagtaatctcaccctaaTCATCTTATCATTTTAGGTGCAGTTTAGAGGTGTATGATTAGTAGCAGGTTTGGATTAAAGATTTAGAAGCGAAGATGACTCAAATACCTTATCATATCTTACCTTCcgttgtgcagatccattgaagacacatgttttataCTTTCTAGTAAAATGTCACGTTGTATTTAATATGGATCTTCGTGTATCtttgacttttgtatgtactcaatatccaTATTAAATACATCTGAGGGTGAGCGAGACACTTGCGGTCAGCCGTAAGATTTAATTAatgaatttgtatatattttgtCTAGTCTCAATTATTGATGTAAACTTTAAATGCAAATTATATACATATgtattgttattttattattgCTGCTCTACTTTCAGTCTTCTCCCTTCTTTAAGGCACCAAAGCATGAATGCACGTAACAACGAATTGGGGTACAATCGACTCAGTTGATGCCCAAGATAAAGATTTCAAGGGTATTATGAAGTGATCCAAAGAAACAATACAGTGTAATAAACCTTAATCACCCTTCCTTTGTTGTGGTATTTTAAGAGTGGGAGATGAGATTAAACACACTTGGACTCTTACTAATATGGGTGAGACAAGAACCTACAAGGTATTGGTTAAGTCAAATGTTACATTTGTTAAGATATCACTTGAAATATAAGTGTTAAGTTTTAAGAAAAATGAGAACAAGTCATACATAGTTCTGTTTACTAAATCAACTTTGAAACAAATTATTACTCAAAAtttagaaagtttggaatggttTGATGGAAAACTGTTGTTAGAAGTCCTATAGCGTTTAGTTCGAAATTACATTGAAATTTcaatgttttaatttatgattttataataatatgAAAAAGACGAGTTTTTAATCATTTGAAATTTTTTACTTTTGTTTTATCATGTATgaatatacatttttttaatagtaaaaCCCAACTTCATTATAAGTCAAACCAATGAGAATTACAAGTAACATGAGGCAATTGAAATGAAACATATTCCATACATagtctaaaattatttttaagagaAAACACTACATATTCATTGATATTGTGTAGCATCCATTTGACTTTTGACTATGCTACTGATTTATGTTGCTGGTACTCTAATTTCTCCTACTGCTGTTGTTTTCTCTATGTGCTTCTGCGTGGCGTGCTTAATGCTCAACTTATGTTGTACATCTTGGATGTTTTTTGAAGAATATTTCTTTATCTAAATTTGCCAAATGGGGGAGATTGTTGTTCCTTTAAGATTGACTACAATATGCAAAACAACATGATTTGTTCAATCTATTTATGTGAATTAGGACACATGTGGGAACAAATGTTTCAACATGAGTGCAACATCTGTCCATTTTCCACAGGACAAGGTTGTTATTGTGTATGTGCGTTTTTCAATTGATTGGAGCGTGCTCTTCTACTGCTGTGTGCAACAAGGATTCTTGCTATCTTTTTGcaatctgatttattttattatttaagtagtttaaatttaaatcatgaagatttaaatttgaattcaaatcaaatcaaatctttttaatGGAGTTATTGTGGAGACACAAATCTTAATTGAATCTCCACCATATCTGGACGTGGTCACTACCTAAATACAAGGAGAAAAGCCCAACTATTTATTGTTGTATAAAAATACTCATTCCATGTCTTGAAGGCCATGAACTTGAGTGATAATTTTTGTTTTAGGCTGAGTCTTTGTCTGTGTTAATTGTGCACCATGTTATTGCTGCATTCATAAGGCATAGTAGTTTGGTTTGTTCAGTCGAGGTGTAATTCAACATTTATCATTGTGTTTATTGTTGTTGAACACTTAGGATTAATGATTGAGAGAAATTGAGAGGTGTAACAACCCGGGCCCCTCGcaaggtgtagcaacctgccctaaaaattaacttttagagttgccacctattctgaagggcgaataggaaaccctacgaagttgagaaatctgggtaagattattataatcaggtcgagggaaggtgttaggcaccctcaaccctttcctatggctttgaatctaaggtcaaattttatagctaaaatattcaggtttaatagctaaggaagtgaataggggaaaaaatgagattttatggaaggggactcgccttggttatccaagtgcctacgtatctccttagggagaatcagagtcaacgtagttcgggcacaggtttgtacgccttagaattgattatggaggtgtttgaaggcttttttaatggcctatcgtagtttttgaaatgcgaaattcgaaggtattttgaattaccttagattcgatcgtcacggacaGCAAAtggaatatattttaatattgtaattaaaattatttatcgttatccctcataatcaataggttttatTACTACACGATAACGAGTTAAGTATGCTAATCattgtaaccaatagatttggttagaaccatttagcaaaaataaaatgtgttttattattggatttgattaattaaatagttaaaataattttgtcaTCAACCATCGCAATCGATTGTTTTATTTAGAAGTTTTAATCCAAGACATTTTCTTTTGTTAAAATCAAAAGGTTGATAACTGATAGGAGGGATGCAAGGAGAGAATTAAAGTCAAATTTAGCCCAAAGCCCATTACAATCTAGAAAAACctaaaacttaaacaattaaaCGTTTTAGCTACAATAAGGAAAAAAAACGTTATATGTTTGAAGGCAGTGGCTTCACGGTGCTGTTGCTCTCCTTGCTGAGAGTTTTATTTGACTTTTCAAACCAAATTCTAATTCCAATGGCTAAATGACATGtggtattataaataatataaaaattaaaacataaatccAAGGATAAAAATGCAGATGACAGTAATTTGAACAAACTAACCCAcatctctcttcctcttctcatgAAATCAATGACcaccaaatcaaaacaaaactaaaCAAAAACCCAATCAAACAACACACAACACATACAAAGGAAAGGTAGTACCCTGAATCGTGACGGCTTGCAGATCGGAGTTGTTGAGATTGCTATGTGGTGTGCCGAATATTCGTCGTCACAGTTCGTCGGAGAGGATGTGGGCGGTGTGCCCTCTGTTGTGATCGGAGAGGGTTGCGATTGAGCCTGCGAGTTTTACGGTCACGAAATTGGATCTGGTGCGGTAGTTGAGCGGAGGTGTCGGTGAACGTTTGCAGCTCTCATTTGTAAGGGCGGAGGAAGCGTGTGAAAGGGAGGTGGAAGGCCGTTCGGCATTGTGCGGAGGTTTGAGCCTTAGAGGGTCCGATAGAGTCATGTTGTTTTACGGAAACTCCGAACGTCAAGCTTCTTGCCTCGTGATCTCCCACTTTCCTTTATGATTTGGCACTTTCCTCTGTTTCCTGCAACAACAACAAACCCAAAGAAAAAGATTCTGCACAAAATATATTGGTGTTTTGTTAATGGTTTATAGTGTTAAAATTAGTAGATTTGAAAGAAGATTTGGTAAATAATTAATGGTTAGTGTGTTAGTGAAAAGATTTTTTGTGGAGTTTGAAGTTACAGGATGTTTACTATAGTGATTGTTCGATGTTGGAGATGCTCGAATTATTTACGGTTCATGTATAAAGTGTAATGAGAGTGGGTTTGTGTATGAAATTATTAGTGAGACCTTAGTGTGTTTTAATGGGTTTGTTGGTTTGAATTGAAAATTGCAGGTTTATGTTTTAAGAAAACAAGTGATGGAGGTGATTTACATGGTGGCGGAAGGTTTGTACGTGAGAAAGAAAGTATCAGGTATTAGAAATCGTTTTTTTTTCCGGCTCCCCTTTCTTTGTTAGAAAATATCTTTTTTATATTTGTCAATTTAGGGTAtttctatacctaatgggcctactGCCCTACTAAcctaataattataaaaagattaaaaataattttgataataataatatttacattaatactaataatcctaataatatataattaataaaaacctaataaaaatagtaTACCCAATTAATTGAACCTGATACTAATCCTAATACTACCTAATAgtaatcctaatattaataaaattaataatgctaaaaTATTAATAGTTAGTCAAattgcaataataataataataagtaaatGGTAAGTTAAATAAAAATGAGTAAATATCAAAATCAATTATAATGACTAAAAATCCCGAAAAATAAG is part of the Vicia villosa cultivar HV-30 ecotype Madison, WI linkage group LG2, Vvil1.0, whole genome shotgun sequence genome and encodes:
- the LOC131650051 gene encoding uncharacterized protein LOC131650051, whose protein sequence is MANCKRKEQTLGKELENPQRPEKGVYIPTGRKFTLGESSKENPGHHLENNIEAKGPILTPLVDISAEVPNVEQTDKNDDSIIVPIQPTPIQEMSNGNDGSSEEEYVDATQMCIYWNIRGIANGSSRLALKRLIQNNSPDLVFIAEPCMDYGNFPHKWLHRSKDWNKNIFGDVKLKVVETEKALKDIQQKISLCGYNESLQMVEVKAQYQQVIESHLVDHFSNLFNQGVSMQDSGLIEKFIPNLVNEGTNAMLAAVPSVEEITHVVMNLKADSAPGPNGFGAIFFQKYRGIIKNDVVLAVLQFFLQDWILPNYNTNTIMLIPKNNEPNLINHYRPIALANFKFKTISKIIADRLASILPSLISLEQKGFIMGRNIKDGICLTSEAITILGNKSYSGNVALKIDILKAFDTLNWKFLLKTLTCFGFSSKFCNWIATILNYAKLSIGINGKQAGFFNCSNGVRQGDPLSPLIFCLAEEVLRVIKKSIKSIANLLMEYAAISGKVCNNTKSLVYAGGMTVERHKCLADILGFQMAKLPFLYLGAPIFVGRPKTHYFSFIADKIKAKLAHWKACLLSMAGRLQLIKAVIHSMLLHYITIYNWPASLNKKISTIKKIMDCFELMLVPRSPQAMAVVLSIVCSFFYQVWRARNSNRFDGKIIHWKSCITHIMARAKRVKANIDGVARGDPVLMACGVIFRNNNATHLGSFCDYMGEGNSELAELWAAMLAVQKAVNMGWRKLWIETDCMLVVKAFSDPTLVPWRTRSRWLSCHAYSQSKVLYYIFLTIPSDQYMQTKLSNMEKLMKPLVVILFLFLSVHDVSLARTKKSENKMNYIVHVSKSTIPTSFNHPSIWYKSILKSVSQSAEVLYSYDKAINGFSTSLSDEELELLKRQYGILKVTPDKKYKLHTTRTPKFLGLDKIANLFPTTNKSNDVIVGVIDSGVWPESKSFDDTGFGPIPPKWKGKCETGTNFTTSNCNKKLIGARFFAKGFEASWGPINETILYRSPRDDLGHGTHTASTAIGSTVENTSFFGYAKGTASGMAIGARVAVYKVCWKTSCMDSDILAGIDQAIADNVNILSLSLGGSKNDYFKDGIAIGAFAAMEHGILVSCSAGNSGPTPFKVDNVAPWITTVGAGTLDRDFPAYVRLGNGKNYSGVSLYKGNGLPDTLVPIIYAGNASKGEVRSAELCYSHSLAPEKVAGKIVLCDRGDLAPIFQGGTVKSAGGLGMVLANSKRDGESPLAYAHIFPATSVSFTYGKAIKNYLFSDQNSTATIVFRGTKLKVKPSPMVADFSSRGPNSITPQILKPDIIAPGVNIIAAYSKSVSPTFWAFDPRRVDFNILSGTSMACPHVSGLAALIKSIHPDWSPAVIRSALMTTAYTTYKNNQTLLDSATNKPSTPFEFGAGHVNPISALNPGLVYDLTTDDYLSFLCALNYSSVNIEIVARRKYTCDPKKQYSVTNLNYPSFAVVFKSEHDKIKHTRTLTNVGAARTYKVSVKSNVASIKILVEPKVLSFKKNEKKSYVVTFTTSTLKQNITHSFGSLEWFDGKTLVRSPIAFSWKLH